From a single Candidatus Brevundimonas phytovorans genomic region:
- a CDS encoding urocanate hydratase, protein MSATPNTRIIRSPHGSEKTAKTWAAEAAMRMLMNNLDPEVAERPEDLVVYGGIGKAARNWQAFDTIVEQLQKLEADETLLVQSGKPVGVFRTHEDAPRVLIANSNLVPKWATWEHFNELDKKGLAMYGQMTAGSWIYIGTQGIVQGTYETFMEAGRQHYGGDWSGKWILTAGLGGMGGAQPLAATMAGASCITIECQRSRIEFRLRTRYVDVMAETLDEALALLEQSFKNNKPLSIGLLGNAADLLPEMVKRGVRPDLVTDQTSAHDPVNGYLPSGWTVAEWEEKRVSDPAAVEAAARQSMAVHVQAMLDFHAMGIPTVDYGNNIRQVAFDQGVSNAFDFPGFVPAYIRPLFCRGIGPFRWAALSGDPEDIRKTDEAMKKLFPDNAGLHRWLDMASERIAFQGLPARICWIGLGDRHRAGLMFNDMVASGELKAPIVIGRDHLDSGSVASPNRETEAMMDGSDAVSDWPLLNALLNTASGASWVSLHHGGGVGMGYSQHSGVVIVADGTPEAAKRLERVLWNDPATGVMRHADAGYDIAKDAAREHGLNLPSLK, encoded by the coding sequence ATGAGCGCCACGCCCAACACCCGCATCATCCGCAGCCCGCACGGGTCTGAAAAGACCGCCAAGACCTGGGCCGCCGAGGCGGCCATGCGGATGCTGATGAACAACCTCGACCCCGAGGTGGCCGAGCGCCCCGAGGACCTGGTCGTCTATGGCGGCATCGGCAAGGCGGCCCGCAATTGGCAGGCCTTCGACACCATCGTCGAGCAGCTGCAGAAGCTCGAAGCCGACGAGACCCTGCTGGTCCAGTCGGGCAAGCCGGTCGGCGTCTTCCGCACCCACGAAGACGCCCCGCGCGTGCTGATCGCCAACTCCAACCTGGTGCCGAAGTGGGCGACCTGGGAGCATTTCAACGAACTCGATAAGAAGGGTCTGGCCATGTACGGCCAGATGACCGCCGGGTCGTGGATCTACATCGGCACCCAGGGCATCGTTCAGGGCACCTATGAGACCTTCATGGAAGCGGGTCGCCAGCACTATGGCGGCGACTGGTCGGGCAAGTGGATCCTGACGGCGGGCCTCGGCGGCATGGGCGGCGCCCAGCCCCTGGCCGCGACCATGGCCGGCGCCTCCTGCATCACCATCGAATGCCAGCGCAGCCGCATCGAGTTCCGCCTTCGCACCCGCTATGTCGACGTCATGGCCGAGACCCTGGACGAGGCCCTGGCCCTGCTGGAGCAGTCGTTCAAGAACAATAAACCCTTGTCGATCGGTCTGTTGGGCAATGCGGCTGACCTTCTGCCTGAAATGGTCAAGCGCGGCGTGCGTCCCGATCTGGTGACCGACCAGACCAGCGCGCACGACCCGGTCAACGGCTACCTACCCTCCGGCTGGACCGTCGCCGAGTGGGAAGAAAAGCGCGTCAGCGACCCTGCCGCCGTCGAGGCCGCCGCCCGTCAGTCGATGGCCGTCCACGTTCAGGCCATGCTCGACTTCCACGCCATGGGCATCCCCACCGTCGACTATGGCAACAACATCCGTCAGGTCGCCTTCGATCAGGGCGTGAGCAACGCCTTCGACTTCCCAGGCTTCGTCCCCGCCTATATCCGCCCGCTGTTCTGCCGCGGGATCGGGCCGTTCCGCTGGGCGGCCCTGTCGGGTGATCCCGAGGACATCCGCAAGACGGATGAAGCGATGAAGAAGCTGTTCCCCGACAACGCCGGCCTGCACCGCTGGCTGGACATGGCCAGCGAGCGCATCGCCTTCCAGGGCCTGCCGGCGCGCATCTGCTGGATCGGTCTGGGCGACCGCCATCGCGCGGGTCTGATGTTCAACGACATGGTGGCCTCGGGCGAGCTGAAGGCCCCCATCGTCATCGGCCGCGACCATCTGGACTCGGGCTCCGTCGCCAGCCCGAACCGCGAGACCGAGGCCATGATGGACGGCTCGGACGCCGTCAGCGACTGGCCCCTGCTGAACGCCCTGCTGAACACCGCATCGGGCGCATCCTGGGTGTCGCTGCACCACGGCGGCGGGGTCGGCATGGGCTATTCCCAGCACTCGGGCGTCGTCATCGTCGCCGACGGCACGCCGGAAGCCGCCAAGCGGCTGGAGCGCGTTCTGTGGAACGACCCGGCCACCGGCGTCATGCGCCACGCCGACGCCGGATACGACATCGCCAAGGACGCCGCGCGCGAGCACGGGCTCAATCTGCCGAGCTTGAAATGA
- the hutH gene encoding histidine ammonia-lyase, with translation MTKIIIGQNPLTLNQLRQVLNGPVQVELTPAAWANVEKGAAVVAAILAEGRTVYGINTGFGLLANTSIAAEDLETLQKNLVLSHACGVGEPLSENVTRLLMVLKIASLSKGASGVRRHTLETLIGMVNAEVLPLIPAKGSVGASGDLAPLAHMSCVLIGVSEARYQGQTLDAVSALAKAGLKPVVLGPKEGLALLNGTQCSTALALAGLFATEDVFAAAVAAGALSVDALLGSDAPFDHRIHALRGQPGQIDVARRLRELLTGSAIRDSHRHDCAKVQDPYSLRCQPQVMGATLDVLRNAAAILEREANAVTDNPLVFIEDGDVISGGNFHAEPVAYAADMIAMTLCEIGNISERRTSILVDPKMTDLPAFLVKDSGVNSGFMIAQVTAAALVAENRMVAHPCVIDTVPTSANQEDHVSMATHGARRLLDMAANTATVVGIELLAAAQGIDFRRPLTTSPELEQTYAIVREAAEPYSADRYFAPDIARATDAVRAGRYRAFAGDLLPSA, from the coding sequence ATGACCAAGATCATCATCGGCCAAAATCCGCTGACTCTTAATCAGCTGCGCCAAGTCCTGAACGGACCCGTTCAGGTCGAACTCACGCCCGCCGCCTGGGCCAATGTCGAGAAGGGGGCGGCGGTCGTCGCCGCCATCCTGGCCGAGGGCCGCACGGTCTATGGCATCAACACCGGCTTCGGCCTGCTGGCCAACACCAGCATTGCGGCGGAAGACCTTGAAACCCTTCAGAAGAACCTGGTGCTCAGCCACGCCTGCGGCGTCGGCGAACCGCTGAGCGAGAACGTCACCCGCCTGCTGATGGTGCTGAAGATCGCCAGCCTGTCCAAGGGCGCCTCGGGCGTTCGGCGGCACACGCTGGAGACCCTGATCGGCATGGTCAACGCCGAGGTCCTGCCGCTGATCCCGGCCAAGGGCTCGGTCGGCGCCTCGGGCGATCTGGCGCCGCTGGCCCATATGTCCTGCGTCCTGATCGGCGTCAGCGAGGCCCGCTATCAGGGTCAGACGCTGGACGCCGTTTCGGCTCTGGCCAAGGCCGGGTTGAAGCCGGTCGTCCTGGGCCCCAAGGAAGGCCTGGCCCTGCTGAATGGCACCCAGTGCTCGACGGCCCTGGCCCTTGCCGGCCTGTTCGCGACCGAGGATGTCTTCGCCGCCGCCGTCGCGGCCGGCGCCCTGTCGGTCGATGCGCTTCTGGGTTCCGACGCGCCGTTCGACCACCGCATCCACGCCCTGCGCGGCCAGCCGGGCCAGATCGACGTGGCCCGTCGCCTGCGCGAACTGCTGACCGGCAGCGCCATCCGCGACAGCCACCGCCACGACTGCGCCAAGGTGCAGGATCCCTACTCCTTGCGCTGCCAGCCTCAGGTCATGGGCGCGACGCTGGACGTGCTGCGCAACGCCGCCGCCATACTGGAGCGTGAAGCCAACGCCGTGACCGACAATCCGCTGGTCTTCATCGAGGATGGCGACGTCATCTCGGGCGGCAACTTCCACGCGGAACCTGTTGCTTATGCAGCGGATATGATCGCCATGACCCTGTGCGAGATCGGCAACATCTCCGAGCGCCGCACCTCCATCCTGGTCGACCCCAAGATGACCGACCTGCCCGCCTTCCTGGTCAAGGACAGCGGCGTGAACTCGGGCTTCATGATCGCCCAGGTGACGGCGGCGGCTCTGGTGGCCGAGAACCGCATGGTCGCCCACCCCTGCGTCATCGACACCGTGCCGACCAGCGCCAATCAGGAAGACCACGTGTCGATGGCCACCCACGGCGCGCGCCGCCTGCTGGACATGGCCGCCAATACGGCGACCGTCGTCGGCATCGAACTGCTGGCCGCCGCTCAGGGCATCGACTTCCGTCGTCCGCTGACCACATCGCCGGAACTGGAACAGACCTACGCCATCGTGCGGGAAGCGGCCGAACCCTATTCCGCTGACCGCTACTTCGCGCCGGACATCGCGCGGGCGACCGATGCGGTGCGGGCTGGTCGTTACCGCGCCTTCGCCGGCGACCTCTTGCCTTCAGCCTGA
- a CDS encoding peptidase: MRTLLMTTVLASALAIAGAASAQSSIRPGQTVQGNFTAKDARMGDGSHYRCYVIQTNPDEAYTVTLSSSDFDTYLSAGAGADCDDTSVSNDDGPDMGTNSQLRFVSGGGLWIIKANTLSEGETGRYELRVSAGERIRPTTQVLPIAVGESRSGRLEFSDRRADDGSFYDCYALTISRPGSVAVRLDSGAFDAYLGLYEGPQCDGASLASDDDSGGGTSAQIVQTLRPGTYSIRANTLGAAEEGDYTLSVTSRR, translated from the coding sequence ATGCGCACCCTTCTGATGACGACCGTCCTGGCCTCGGCCCTGGCGATCGCCGGCGCCGCTTCGGCCCAGAGCAGCATCCGCCCCGGCCAGACCGTCCAGGGCAATTTCACCGCCAAGGACGCCCGCATGGGCGACGGCTCGCACTACCGTTGCTATGTCATCCAGACCAACCCGGACGAGGCCTATACGGTCACGCTCAGCTCGTCGGATTTCGACACCTATCTGTCGGCGGGCGCGGGCGCGGACTGCGACGACACCTCTGTCTCTAACGACGACGGCCCCGACATGGGCACCAATTCTCAGTTGCGCTTTGTCTCCGGCGGCGGCCTGTGGATCATCAAGGCCAACACCCTGAGCGAGGGCGAGACCGGCCGTTATGAACTGCGTGTCTCGGCGGGCGAACGCATCCGCCCGACCACCCAGGTCCTTCCGATCGCCGTCGGCGAAAGCCGTTCGGGCCGTCTGGAGTTCAGCGACCGTCGCGCCGACGACGGCTCCTTCTACGACTGCTACGCCCTGACCATCTCGCGCCCGGGCAGCGTCGCCGTCCGCCTCGATTCCGGGGCCTTCGACGCCTATCTGGGCCTCTATGAGGGGCCCCAGTGCGACGGCGCCTCCCTGGCCAGCGATGATGACAGCGGCGGCGGCACCAGCGCCCAGATCGTTCAGACCCTGCGGCCGGGGACCTATTCGATCCGCGCCAATACGCTCGGTGCGGCGGAAGAGGGCGACTACACCCTCAGTGTCACCTCGCGCCGTTGA
- the fni gene encoding type 2 isopentenyl-diphosphate Delta-isomerase, with the protein MSDDLILGRKDQHLDVVLSGGGRHGLASGFDDWRFVHEALPDLDHAKIDLGADFLGRRLQAPLLISAMTGGPARAEAINARLAEAAQHLGIALAVGSQRAAIEGGATGGLDRALRDRAPDTPILANIGAAQLTRGFGVEQAKRALDMIGADALVVHLNPLQEACQPEGDRDWWGVGAALQALIRELDAPVIVKETGAGISAVTAQRLIAMGAAGVDVAGAGGANWGLIEGERATDAADKAHAAAFAAWGIPSARAIAEARNALPEALIIGSGGVRDGVDVAKAVRLGADVVGMASGVIQAATESTEAVVAHFQTMIRQLRTVCFCTNAASVAALKRVPLLSVK; encoded by the coding sequence GTGAGCGACGACCTGATCCTGGGCCGCAAGGATCAGCACCTCGACGTGGTGCTGTCCGGCGGCGGGCGGCATGGCCTGGCGTCTGGCTTTGACGACTGGCGCTTCGTCCATGAGGCCCTGCCGGATCTGGACCACGCCAAGATCGACCTCGGCGCCGACTTCCTGGGGCGGCGCCTGCAGGCCCCTCTGCTGATCAGCGCCATGACCGGCGGGCCCGCCCGCGCCGAGGCCATCAACGCCCGTCTGGCCGAGGCGGCTCAGCATCTGGGCATCGCCCTGGCTGTGGGCTCCCAGCGCGCAGCCATCGAGGGCGGGGCGACCGGCGGGCTGGATCGCGCCTTGCGCGACCGGGCGCCCGACACGCCGATCCTGGCCAATATCGGCGCGGCCCAGCTGACGCGCGGCTTTGGCGTCGAGCAGGCGAAGCGGGCGCTCGATATGATCGGAGCCGATGCTCTGGTCGTGCATCTCAACCCCTTGCAGGAAGCCTGTCAGCCCGAGGGCGACCGCGATTGGTGGGGCGTCGGCGCAGCCCTTCAGGCCCTGATCCGTGAGCTGGACGCGCCAGTCATCGTCAAGGAGACGGGGGCGGGCATATCCGCCGTCACCGCCCAGCGCCTGATCGCCATGGGCGCGGCGGGCGTCGACGTGGCCGGGGCCGGCGGCGCCAACTGGGGCCTGATCGAAGGCGAGCGCGCGACCGATGCGGCGGACAAGGCCCACGCCGCCGCCTTCGCCGCCTGGGGCATCCCCAGCGCCCGCGCCATCGCCGAGGCCCGCAATGCCTTGCCGGAAGCCCTGATCATCGGTTCCGGCGGGGTCCGCGACGGCGTCGATGTCGCCAAGGCCGTGCGCCTGGGCGCCGACGTGGTCGGCATGGCCTCGGGCGTCATTCAGGCGGCGACAGAGTCCACCGAGGCCGTGGTCGCCCACTTCCAGACCATGATCCGGCAACTGCGAACGGTCTGCTTCTGCACCAACGCGGCCAGCGTGGCGGCGCTGAAGCGCGTGCCCCTGCTCAGTGTAAAATAA
- a CDS encoding pre-peptidase C-terminal domain-containing protein, which translates to MRHSPSGALFAAVSVIALLSSGSVSAQTAVDTRIGAEVRGQLEDGDARTRGGDAYRYDDYRLQLRAGQRLQAELRSSDFDPFLAIYAEGGVSGEPLATDDDGAGSGMNARLRFTPESDGVYIVRARPFSGLATGAYTLALSERVAPRQPRPGRIAVGGNVSGRLTSGDAEDEDGNVFDAYAFRANAGERVAVLLESDAFDPLVRVGRMVGGSFVEAAQNDDGPGKGLNSYLVFTAPQSGDYVIQAASVSSGAEGDYRLSLEQGPPAPEARSIAVGDEVSGRLDEDSAQSDSGAPADLYRFTGRAGQRVAISLKADDFDSYLELFDANHNSLATDDDSGGELNARLTFVLPADGDYLIEARGFSDATGSYDLKLEEVAPPPPPTALSFGQTVQGDLKEGGPTDDAGRLFDGYAFSGTEGQRVQAIMRSGDFDALLQVSKAGEEFEELASDDDGLRQGTDARLTFTLPEDGDYILRALPYSSSGKGLYSLEFADRGPEPGPGSLLVGSTARGALTDNDALTDEGVSFDAYTFKAKADEKLRFTLISPAFDAVVEVGEDKEGDFRSLAEDDDSLSDTHARLDWTAPRDGTYVVRARSFAPGSTGDYVLTVERQP; encoded by the coding sequence ATGCGTCATTCTCCGTCCGGGGCCCTGTTCGCAGCGGTCAGCGTCATCGCCCTGCTGTCGTCCGGCTCGGTATCCGCCCAAACGGCTGTCGACACGCGCATCGGGGCCGAGGTTCGCGGACAGCTTGAGGATGGGGATGCGCGCACTCGCGGCGGCGACGCCTATCGCTATGACGACTATCGCCTTCAACTGCGCGCCGGTCAGCGGTTGCAGGCCGAACTGCGCAGCAGCGACTTCGACCCCTTCCTGGCCATTTACGCCGAGGGCGGCGTCTCGGGCGAGCCTCTGGCGACCGACGACGACGGCGCCGGCAGCGGCATGAACGCCCGCCTGCGTTTCACGCCCGAAAGCGATGGCGTCTATATCGTCCGCGCGCGGCCCTTCTCCGGTCTGGCCACCGGCGCCTACACCCTGGCGCTCAGCGAGCGCGTGGCTCCGCGTCAGCCGCGTCCCGGTCGGATCGCCGTCGGCGGGAACGTCTCAGGGCGGCTGACCAGCGGCGACGCTGAGGACGAGGACGGCAATGTCTTTGACGCCTACGCCTTCCGCGCGAACGCCGGGGAGCGCGTGGCCGTCTTGCTGGAATCCGACGCCTTCGATCCGCTGGTCCGTGTCGGTCGCATGGTCGGGGGCTCGTTCGTCGAGGCGGCCCAGAACGATGACGGGCCGGGCAAGGGGCTGAACTCCTACCTGGTCTTCACGGCCCCTCAGTCCGGCGACTATGTGATTCAGGCCGCCTCGGTCAGCAGCGGCGCCGAGGGCGACTATCGCCTGTCGCTGGAGCAGGGCCCGCCGGCCCCCGAAGCCCGCAGCATCGCCGTCGGCGACGAAGTCAGCGGCCGGCTGGACGAAGACAGCGCCCAGAGCGATTCTGGCGCCCCCGCCGACCTCTATCGCTTCACCGGACGCGCCGGGCAGCGCGTGGCCATCAGCCTGAAGGCCGACGACTTCGACAGCTACCTCGAACTGTTCGACGCCAACCACAACAGCCTGGCGACCGACGACGACAGCGGCGGCGAACTGAACGCCCGTCTGACCTTCGTCCTGCCCGCAGACGGCGACTATCTGATTGAGGCGCGCGGCTTCTCGGACGCCACGGGCAGCTATGACCTGAAACTGGAAGAGGTGGCCCCGCCGCCGCCACCGACGGCGCTCAGCTTTGGACAGACGGTTCAGGGCGACCTGAAGGAGGGCGGTCCGACCGATGACGCAGGGCGTCTGTTCGACGGCTACGCCTTCAGCGGAACCGAAGGCCAGCGGGTTCAGGCCATCATGCGGTCCGGCGATTTCGACGCCCTGTTGCAGGTCAGCAAGGCGGGCGAGGAATTCGAGGAACTGGCCAGCGACGACGACGGCCTGCGTCAGGGCACGGACGCGCGTCTGACCTTCACCCTGCCGGAGGACGGCGACTACATCCTTCGCGCCCTGCCTTATTCGAGCAGCGGCAAGGGGCTGTATTCGCTTGAGTTCGCGGATCGCGGACCGGAGCCGGGACCGGGCAGCCTGCTGGTCGGCTCGACCGCGCGCGGCGCCCTGACGGACAACGACGCCCTGACTGACGAGGGCGTCTCGTTCGACGCCTATACCTTCAAGGCCAAGGCCGACGAGAAGCTGCGCTTCACCCTGATCTCCCCGGCCTTCGACGCGGTGGTCGAGGTGGGCGAGGACAAGGAGGGCGACTTCCGCAGTCTGGCCGAGGATGACGACAGCCTGTCGGACACCCACGCCCGTCTGGACTGGACCGCGCCGCGCGACGGGACCTATGTCGTGCGCGCCCGCAGCTTTGCCCCCGGGTCGACCGGCGACTATGTCCTGACGGTCGAGCGTCAGCCCTGA
- the folD gene encoding bifunctional methylenetetrahydrofolate dehydrogenase/methenyltetrahydrofolate cyclohydrolase FolD, whose protein sequence is MADEPARASLIDGKAFSQTLVERVAAAAARLEAAHAVKPGLAVVIVGEDPASQIYVRNKGETTQKAGMRSDTHRLPDTTTQAELLALIAALNADAGIHGILVQLPLPKHIDSAAVLGAIDPDKDVDGFHVVNVGRLAVGLPGMIPCTPLGSLMMLKEQLGDLSGLNAVIVGRSNIVGKPMAQLLLGESCTVTIAHSRTRDLPALCRTADILVAAVGRPEMIKGDWIKPGATVIDVGINRVPSKDPVKAAEGKTRVVGDVDFAEAVEVAGRITPVPGGVGPMTIACLLANTYTAACRSVGVTPDDLGG, encoded by the coding sequence ATGGCTGACGAACCCGCCCGCGCCTCGCTGATCGACGGCAAGGCCTTCTCGCAGACCCTGGTCGAGCGCGTCGCCGCCGCCGCCGCGCGGCTGGAAGCGGCCCACGCGGTCAAGCCGGGCCTGGCCGTGGTCATCGTCGGCGAGGACCCCGCCAGCCAGATCTACGTCCGCAACAAGGGCGAGACGACGCAGAAGGCCGGGATGCGGTCCGACACCCACCGCCTGCCCGACACGACCACGCAGGCAGAGCTGCTGGCCCTGATCGCGGCGCTGAACGCCGACGCGGGCATCCACGGCATCCTGGTGCAACTGCCTCTGCCCAAGCATATCGATTCGGCCGCCGTCCTCGGCGCCATCGACCCGGACAAGGACGTGGACGGCTTCCACGTGGTCAATGTCGGGCGTCTGGCGGTCGGTCTGCCGGGCATGATCCCCTGCACGCCTCTGGGCAGCCTGATGATGCTGAAGGAGCAGCTGGGCGACCTGTCGGGCCTGAACGCCGTCATCGTCGGCCGCTCCAACATCGTCGGCAAGCCGATGGCGCAACTGCTGCTGGGTGAAAGCTGCACCGTCACGATCGCCCACTCGCGCACCCGCGACCTGCCCGCCCTGTGCCGCACCGCCGACATTCTGGTGGCCGCCGTCGGTCGGCCCGAGATGATCAAGGGCGACTGGATCAAGCCGGGCGCGACGGTCATCGACGTGGGCATCAACCGCGTCCCCTCCAAGGACCCGGTCAAGGCCGCCGAGGGCAAGACCCGCGTGGTCGGCGATGTGGACTTTGCCGAAGCCGTCGAGGTCGCGGGTCGCATCACGCCCGTCCCCGGCGGCGTCGGCCCCATGACCATCGCCTGCCTGCTGGCCAATACCTACACCGCCGCCTGCCGCTCGGTCGGCGTCACGCCGGACGATCTGGGCGGCTGA
- a CDS encoding LemA family protein, producing the protein MAGFSPRLAAVAAVVVLTPAVAGCGYNTIPTKQERAEAAWADVQSQYQRRADLVPNLVATVQASAIQERTTLTQVIEARAKATSVNIDASKLGDPAAFQQYQQAQGELSGALSRLLVTVEAYPQLQANQNFVTLQSQLEGTENRIAVARRDYNEAVRDYNTALRTFPTVIWAKTLQSGSKPMQLFTATAEAQSAPTVNFNLGVPGAQPGGGAPATTPGAAPGSIPPTAAPAA; encoded by the coding sequence ATGGCTGGATTCTCGCCCCGTCTCGCGGCCGTCGCGGCCGTCGTCGTCCTGACCCCCGCCGTGGCGGGTTGCGGCTACAACACCATTCCGACCAAGCAGGAGCGCGCCGAGGCCGCCTGGGCCGATGTCCAGAGCCAGTATCAGCGCCGCGCGGACCTGGTGCCGAACCTGGTCGCCACGGTGCAGGCCTCGGCCATTCAGGAACGCACCACCCTCACCCAGGTGATCGAGGCGCGGGCCAAGGCCACCAGCGTCAATATCGACGCCTCCAAGCTGGGCGACCCCGCCGCCTTCCAGCAATACCAACAGGCCCAGGGCGAGCTGTCCGGCGCCCTGTCCCGCCTGCTGGTGACGGTCGAGGCCTATCCCCAGCTTCAGGCCAATCAGAACTTCGTCACCCTGCAATCACAGCTGGAAGGCACAGAGAACCGCATCGCCGTGGCGCGTCGCGACTACAATGAGGCCGTGCGCGACTACAATACGGCCTTGCGCACCTTCCCCACCGTGATCTGGGCCAAGACCCTGCAAAGCGGCTCCAAGCCGATGCAGCTGTTCACCGCCACCGCCGAGGCCCAGAGCGCGCCGACCGTGAACTTCAACCTTGGCGTCCCCGGCGCTCAGCCGGGGGGCGGCGCGCCCGCCACCACGCCGGGGGCTGCCCCCGGTTCGATCCCGCCGACTGCGGCTCCGGCGGCGTAG
- a CDS encoding TPM domain-containing protein: protein MTPSALALRDRRAPGLIPALLLGLALWLAALPALSAEIRFPTLTGRVVDDAQLLTPEQEQALTAKLATLEQQTGDQLVVVTLPSLQDQAIEDFGYQLGRHWGIGQKENNGGALLIVAPNERKVRIEVGYGLEGVLTDAYSSLIIRNDILPAFRTGDYAAGIIAGTDAVIAQLTADPAEAQARAAEAKSAASEREKPILPALIIFLIFFFLFVSLVGAAAGGKRRRGGKGGDGLTPILIWAASEALKNQGRGGGRGGWGGGGGFGGGGGGFGGGGGGFGGGGASGGW, encoded by the coding sequence ATGACCCCTTCCGCCCTCGCCCTGAGGGACAGGCGAGCGCCGGGTCTGATCCCGGCGCTGCTGCTCGGTCTCGCCCTGTGGCTGGCGGCGCTGCCCGCCCTCTCCGCCGAGATCAGGTTTCCGACGCTGACGGGCCGGGTGGTCGATGACGCCCAACTGCTGACGCCGGAGCAGGAACAGGCCCTGACCGCCAAGCTGGCCACGCTGGAACAGCAGACCGGCGATCAGCTGGTGGTCGTCACCCTGCCCTCGCTGCAGGATCAGGCGATCGAGGACTTCGGCTATCAGTTGGGTCGTCACTGGGGCATCGGACAAAAGGAAAACAACGGCGGCGCCCTGCTGATCGTCGCGCCGAACGAGCGCAAGGTGCGGATCGAGGTCGGCTATGGCCTGGAGGGCGTCCTGACCGACGCCTATTCCTCGCTGATCATCCGCAACGACATCCTGCCGGCCTTCCGCACGGGCGATTATGCGGCGGGCATCATCGCCGGGACCGACGCCGTCATCGCCCAGCTGACCGCCGATCCCGCCGAAGCCCAGGCCCGCGCGGCCGAGGCGAAAAGCGCGGCGAGCGAGCGCGAAAAGCCGATCCTGCCCGCCCTGATCATCTTCCTGATCTTCTTCTTCCTGTTCGTCAGCCTGGTCGGCGCGGCGGCGGGCGGCAAACGTCGACGCGGCGGCAAGGGCGGCGACGGTCTGACCCCCATCCTGATCTGGGCCGCCAGCGAAGCGCTGAAGAACCAGGGTCGCGGCGGCGGACGCGGCGGCTGGGGCGGAGGCGGCGGCTTCGGGGGCGGCGGTGGTGGATTTGGCGGCGGCGGCGGCGGCTTCGGCGGCGGCGGCGCCTCGGGGGGATGGTGA
- a CDS encoding TPM domain-containing protein, producing MVMQFTTDDHARVAEAIARAEENTSGEIFCVVARQVSSYRDVSLAWAAAAALLLPLGLIPLGFGAHWLPSLSLLGSAEWQAAHAAAREAEIGQALAAYALVQAAVFLGVFLLSLIPAVRRLLTPAPLRRTRVRRAAMQQFLAHGLHLTQARTGVLIFAALADHQVEVIADEGIHACVSPEVWADAVAALTEGLRRDQPVEGLQQAIALCGQVLAEQFPPRAADINEVPDRLVVI from the coding sequence ATGGTGATGCAGTTCACAACCGACGACCACGCCCGCGTCGCCGAGGCCATCGCCCGCGCCGAGGAGAACACCTCAGGCGAGATATTCTGCGTCGTGGCGCGACAGGTGTCGTCCTATCGCGACGTCAGCCTGGCCTGGGCGGCGGCGGCGGCCCTGCTGCTGCCGCTGGGCCTGATCCCGCTGGGCTTCGGGGCTCACTGGTTGCCCAGCCTGAGTCTTTTGGGCAGCGCCGAATGGCAGGCGGCCCACGCCGCCGCGCGCGAGGCCGAGATCGGACAGGCCCTGGCGGCCTATGCTCTGGTGCAGGCGGCGGTCTTCCTCGGCGTCTTTCTGCTCAGCCTGATCCCCGCCGTGCGGCGTCTGCTCACGCCCGCCCCCTTGCGTCGCACCCGCGTCCGCCGCGCCGCCATGCAGCAGTTCCTGGCCCACGGCCTGCATCTGACCCAGGCGCGCACCGGGGTGCTGATCTTCGCCGCCCTGGCCGATCATCAGGTCGAGGTCATCGCCGACGAGGGCATCCACGCCTGCGTCAGTCCCGAGGTCTGGGCCGACGCCGTCGCCGCCCTGACTGAGGGTCTGCGTCGCGATCAGCCGGTCGAAGGTTTGCAGCAGGCCATCGCCCTGTGCGGTCAGGTTCTGGCGGAACAGTTTCCGCCGCGAGCCGCTGATATCAACGAGGTCCCCGACCGTCTGGTTGTCATCTAG